In the Deinococcus sp. YIM 134068 genome, CGAGCAGATCGCGTGGATTCTCAACCATGCGGAAGACCGGGTGCTGATCGTCGAGAACGTCTTCGCGGCCCTGATTCCGGCCATCCGCGCCGCCTGCCCGAGGATCGAGCGGGTGTTCGTGCTGGGGCCGACGCCGCAGCCGGTCGAGGGGGCCGAGGACTACGACGCCTTCGTGACGGGCCACGAACCGCTCGCCCGCTACCCGCAGATCGGCGAGAACGACGCGGCGGGCATGTGCTACACGAGCGGCACGACCGGCAACCCCAAAGGTGTGATGTACTCCCACCGCTCGACCATCCTGCATTCCCTCGTCAGCGCCCCGAAGGACGCGCTGAACGTGGGCGAGCGGGACGTGGTGCTGCCCGTCGTGCCCATGTTCCACGTCAACGCCTGGGGGCTGCCGTACACCTGCGCGATGTACGGCGCGGGGCAGGTCTACGCGGGCGTCTTCAGCGACGGGCGGAGCATCGCCACCCTCTTGCAGGACGAGGCGGTGACGATCACGGCGGGCGTGCCGACGATCTGGATGGGCCTCCTCGCCGAACTCGACCGGGCACGGGCCGAGGGCCAGCCCTACGACCTGCACCGCCTGGAGCGGCTGGTGGTGGGGGGCAGCGCGGCCCCCGAGAGCCTGATCCGCGCCTTCGAGGACCGCCACGACCTCTCGCTCGCCCACGCCTGGGGCATGACGGAGACGCACCCGCTGGGCACGGCGAGCGGGGTACCCGTCGGGGTGCCCGAGCGCAGCGACGAGGGCTACGCCCTGCGCGCCAAGCAGGGCCGCCCGGTGCCGCTCGTCTTCCTCGACCTCCTGAGCGACGACGGTGAGCGGCTGCCCCACGACGGCAAGACGATGGGTCGCCTCATCGCGCGCGGGCCGTGGATCGCCTCGGGCTACTTCAAGGGCGAGGGCCAGGGCAACTTCTTCGAGCAAGGCGGCGAGCTGTGGTTCGACACGGGCGACATCGCCACGCTGGACGAGCGCGGCTACATGCACATTCAGGACCGGGCGAAGGACCTCATCAAGTCGGGCGGCGAATGGATCAGCAGCGTGGACCTGGAGAACGCGATCATGGCCCACCCCGCCGTCGCCCAGTGCGCGGTGATCGCGATGGACGACCCCAAGTGGGACGAGCGGCCCCTGGCGGTCGTGACCCTGCGCCCTGGAATGAACGTCACCCACGAGGAGATCACCACCTTCCTCGCCCCCAAATTCGCCAAGTGGTGGCTGCCCGACGCCACCGCCGTGGCCGAGAGCATCCCCATCGGCGCGACGGGCAAGTTTCTCAAGCGCGAGCTGCGCGAGCAGTACCGGGGCTACCGGGCGGGTGGGGGAGAACAGGGCTAGGAGGGGCGGGGTCGGCTGGCCGCTGAAAGCTGACGGCTGGCGGCTCCTTCCCGACACGTCCTGTCCGCTTTTCCGGGTACGCTGACCTCATGACGACAACCGCAGGGCAGGAGGTCGCCGGGGCGCTGGCGACGGCGGTGGAGGCGGGGAGCCGCGTGAACGACGTGCTGTGCGCGCACCTGACGCCTGAGATGATGCGGGCGGTCACGCCGGGCGGCGGGATGACGGTCGCCCAGCACCTCGCGCACATGGCGGGGACGACGAGGGGCTGGCTCTCGGAACTGGACGTGGGCGCGGCGGCCCCCCTCCCCATCCTGTACGACGACACGCGCGAGGACGAGTTCGTGGCGCAGGAGGACCCCGCGCGGGCGGCGGAGGTCTTGCGCGAGGTCTGGTCGGCGGCCCTGGATACGGCGACCACCGCCGAGGGCACGGGCGAGCTGTCGCACCCCAGCACGGCCCAGTTCATCACCCACATGCTCATCCACGACGGGCACCACCGGGGGCAAATCCTGCTCGCCCTGAAGGTGAACGGCTTCCCCCTCCCCGACGAGGACGCGCTGTGGGGGCCGCTGCGTGGGGAATGACGCGCCGGGCGAGGTGTCGGAGGCCAGCTTCCACCAGCGGGTCCGGGCGCTCGTGGCGAGGATTCCGCCGGGCCGAGTGATGACCTACGGGCAGCTCGCCCTCCTCGCCGGGAGGCCGGGACCGGGCGGCGCGCGGCTGGCGGGCTTCGTGATGGGTGGCCTCCTGAGCCGGTCCCAAAGTGGCGAGGAGACGTTGCCGTGGCAGCGCGTCATTAACGCGCAGGGCCGCGTCAGCACCCATAAACTCGGCTTCGGCGACGTGCAGGAGCGGCTGCTGGAGGCCGAGGGCGTGACGTTCGACGAGACCTGGCGCTGCGACCTCGCCCGGTTGCAGTGGTGGCCGGAGGAAGAGGGGCACGGGGAGCCGCCGGACACGCTGCTGTAGGGAGCGGCCAGCCGCCAGCTTCCAGCGGCCAGCGGAGCGTTCAGGCTTCCCCTCACCACTCATCACTCATTTCCCATCACCCCTCATCGCGGTGCTCCGTTCCGTTGATGGGAGGAAAGCACTCCCATCAACTCCACTTCGACCGCTCTGCACCACGGGTTCTCGCTCTGCTCGGACCCCATGAATTGAAGGGCTTGCCTTCAACTCATGGGGCCACCGCTGTCAATCCCTCACGCCCATGAGCAAACGGGCAGGACCGGGGAGAACAACGTCCCTGTGGACGCGGCGTATCCTGACGCCATGAAGCGAACGAGGACGAACCGGAGGGTGGCGGGCGACGCCATGTCCTGGGCGCTGGGCGTGACGCTCGGCCTGATTCTGGGGGTGGGACTTCTGATCGCCGCGCCGCGCATCGGCAACGCGGCGGGCGAGGCGTCCCCCTCCGCCGAGGGCACCATCGTCTCCGGCACGGGCGAAACGCCGGGCGAGGCGGGCACCGAGGGCGGCGGCGGCACGGGCGCGGTGCAGAGCGAGGGCGGCGAGGGCGTCGGGGAGACGGACGCCGCCGGGGGCGAGGGCACGGCGGCGGGTGGAGAGGGTGCCACCCAGAGCACCGGGGCCACCCAGACCGGAGCCGGGGCGGAAGGTGGAGGGGGCGCGGCCCAGACCACCGGGGGACAGACGACGGGGGCAGCGGGCACCCAGACTCAGGAGGGCGGGACCCAGGCCGGGGCGACCGGCGAGGGGACGAGCGCCCAGGCGCAGGGGGAGAATTCTCAGGGCACCGCCCCCAACGGCACGGCGGAGGGCACGGCGGGTCAGGCGCAGGGCAACCAGCCGCCCGGAGCGACGGGCGCGGCGGGCGAGAACGACGAGGAGGCGAGCGGCAACCCCGACACCCGTTCGGTGGCCGAGCAGACGAGCGCGGGCGCGACGGTGGCCCCGCAGGGCGACTCGGCGGCGGACGTGGCCCGAGCCGAGGGCACGGCGGACGACGTGAACTCCTTCGCCCCCGTCGAGGGAGGTTCCGGCCTCACCGACACCCGCGAGATCGTGGACGGCGACCCCAACACGACCGGCGAGGGCACGTTGGAGGACAACCCCGACGAGGTGGGTGGCAACCCAGAGAGCGCCCCGCAGAATGGGCAGGATGGCGGGAACTGAGCCGAGAGAACTTTCCAGC is a window encoding:
- a CDS encoding long-chain fatty acid--CoA ligase, translating into MQGNMMDVPLTIPFILERARTIFAEREIVSLLVGGRDEAGQPIPRKHRTTYGEVANRALRLAAGLQSLGLQPGDRVATLAVNSFRHLEAYLGVPSGGFVLHTVNIRLHAEQIAWILNHAEDRVLIVENVFAALIPAIRAACPRIERVFVLGPTPQPVEGAEDYDAFVTGHEPLARYPQIGENDAAGMCYTSGTTGNPKGVMYSHRSTILHSLVSAPKDALNVGERDVVLPVVPMFHVNAWGLPYTCAMYGAGQVYAGVFSDGRSIATLLQDEAVTITAGVPTIWMGLLAELDRARAEGQPYDLHRLERLVVGGSAAPESLIRAFEDRHDLSLAHAWGMTETHPLGTASGVPVGVPERSDEGYALRAKQGRPVPLVFLDLLSDDGERLPHDGKTMGRLIARGPWIASGYFKGEGQGNFFEQGGELWFDTGDIATLDERGYMHIQDRAKDLIKSGGEWISSVDLENAIMAHPAVAQCAVIAMDDPKWDERPLAVVTLRPGMNVTHEEITTFLAPKFAKWWLPDATAVAESIPIGATGKFLKRELREQYRGYRAGGGEQG
- a CDS encoding MGMT family protein; amino-acid sequence: MGNDAPGEVSEASFHQRVRALVARIPPGRVMTYGQLALLAGRPGPGGARLAGFVMGGLLSRSQSGEETLPWQRVINAQGRVSTHKLGFGDVQERLLEAEGVTFDETWRCDLARLQWWPEEEGHGEPPDTLL
- a CDS encoding DinB family protein is translated as MTTTAGQEVAGALATAVEAGSRVNDVLCAHLTPEMMRAVTPGGGMTVAQHLAHMAGTTRGWLSELDVGAAAPLPILYDDTREDEFVAQEDPARAAEVLREVWSAALDTATTAEGTGELSHPSTAQFITHMLIHDGHHRGQILLALKVNGFPLPDEDALWGPLRGE